The proteins below come from a single Drosophila busckii strain San Diego stock center, stock number 13000-0081.31 chromosome X, ASM1175060v1, whole genome shotgun sequence genomic window:
- the LOC108606439 gene encoding WD repeat-containing protein 7, with translation MVSTNLVVPVVLWGPTAPTHCISSVFLSEDQCTLVTGCYDGQICLWQVDPSTLKMSPRCLLVGHSAPVLCLVRASMLAENNFLVSSSENGEMCTWDLIDGKCTEAVKLPQVHTQIQSYHTANSEDVRLFCIGYYAEIMVMDPFSLEVIYVLSSKVKPDWISAIHVLRPMRRKDDVVLAITTTGTVKVWTLTGNENKHAEPIYENESKEIRCLNAITMNCCAQNQRTVLLVCTKYWQIYDAGDFTVLCSVIAPARERWQGGDFISSDRVMLWTDEGKGYLYKLPANCIPDNKEFHSKSVVRDAPYLYYVLQHAGDKVLSCPPAMKLLATPNQTHFLLRGDSEGYISVWHVPEVPLDNIAILQAKQMPPRIQKPHVCTSLVEAWSIMDPPPVGILDQLSRITESPVKLTSSIYLPQQSRLVIGREDGSIVIVPATQTVMMQLLVGIKQNFSDWPSHQILYGHRGRVNCLLCPSMVHTRYEKSHLLSGGIDFAVCLWDLYSGSLLHRFCVHAGEITQLLVPPESCSPRILKCICSVASDHSVTLVSLQERKCVTLASRHLFPVVTIKWRPLDDFLIVGCSDGSVYVWQMETGHLDRVLHGMLAEEVLSACDEQSLEDGGHAGGGGSAAAAAGAASEMGMANPAVHFFRGLKSRNMNAMRHATQRGIHQLQQLQGHNQGNFDFLMKHRSNPLVIQGLRTNPKDAESHILFFDIEGLIFELHSEEYAQMTPATLEALGVQLQHAKDGKSMHIDASKKIGDFFKQVKNKAGDVEKILKDKDKHGLVQKFKEKTDLVEKKVQAKVESLQKAVETQGEGELPPQQDLKSKIASKMEVTHVMEVAQLLLSLLHSWGLDPHLDKVCESQLGLLRPIVPISYGVLSKAGYMSLLLPTWQNNYAIPPGLQLLPTSSKKRALPEELQRLEQLTAIFTSRLHWELSTTLTSNHILALVAMSNTLMSMSAASFLPDSEKHKKLQRLAQRTESTLSNEEEREELLAHHTSQIKQGWSLLSTHHCFLLPDKIEALEPKKFKRPQVEMMVKRWQHHCIEIREAAQQILLGELTRMGKKGRKQLVESWAQYLPLYTHTEPIVGAQQLTQAPAAGAGGANSAVGNGNAAAGVGVGIGGVSGVNSGDAQQDEDYEEEEEEIIRKPSSLSELKRKQTTAVILLGVIGAEFGQDISQESPNHRGSISAAAAAGNERRKSSVVEGFGIANNLARLTSMALAHLLYAPPSPKLPQYTPLRRAAIDLLGRGFTVWEPYLDVSKVLLGLLEISCEGKSVPNLNYKLPLTPQADACRTARHALRLIATARPAAFITTMAREVARYNTMQQNAQSINAPLTQSVLYKAKSEILQCVEMLIDKMQSEIAGLLVEVMDIALHCVDSNELKSRGLAELCPAICKFNQISHCAQTRRIAVGANSGNLAIYELRQNKCQMIPAHTHPITSLAFSPDGKYLVSYSCAENRLSFWQTSTGMFGLGQSQTRCTKGYSTAPIPDVSRLNPMRLAKLVWINNRTVTLMLADGSETRFNV, from the coding sequence ATGGTGAGCACAAATCTGGTGGTACCAGTGGTGCTGTGGGGTCCCACAGCGCCAACGCACTGCATCTCCAGCGTCTTTTTGTCAGAGGATCAATGCACGCTGGTCACCGGCTGTTACGATGGACAGATCTGCCTGTGGCAGGTGGATCCGAGCACACTAAAGATGTCACCACGCTGCCTGCTCGTTGGACACTCGGCGCCAGTGCTGTGCCTGGTGCGTGCCTCCATGCTGGCGGAGAATAACTTTCTTGTGAGCTCCTCGGAGAACGGCGAGATGTGCACATGGGATCTGATCGATGGCAAGTGCACAGAGGCAGTGAAGCTGCCACAAGTGCATACACAAATCCAAAGCTATCACACAGCCAACAGCGAGGATGTGCGTCTCTTTTGCATCGGCTACTATGCCGAAATAATGGTCATGGATCCATTCAGTCTGGAGGTTATCTATGTGCTCAGCTCCAAGGTTAAGCCCGACTGGATATCGGCCATACACGTGCTACGCCCGATGCGACGCAAAGACGATGTGGTGCTGGCCATAACCACGACAGGCACCGTCAAGGTGTGGACACTCACCGGCAATGAGAACAAGCATGCAGAGCCCATCTATGAGAATGAGTCGAAGGAAATACGTTGCCTCAATGCCATAACGATGAACTGCTGCGCACAGAATCAACGCACCGTGCTCCTGGTCTGCACCAAGTATTGGCAGATCTACGATGCGGGCGATTTTACAGTATTATGCTCGGTTATAGCGCCGGCACGTGAGCGCTGGCAGGGCGGCGATTTCATCAGCTCGGATCGTGTTATGCTTTGGACAGACGAGGGCAAGGGCTATCTGTATAAGCTGCCCGCCAACTGCATTCCGGACAATAAGGAGTTTCACTCGAAGAGCGTCGTGCGCGATGCTCCCTATCTTTACTATGTGCTCCAGCATGCTGGCGACAAGGTGCTCTCCTGCCCGCCGGCCATGAAGTTGCTGGCCACGCCCAATCAGACGCACTTTCTGCTGCGCGGCGACTCCGAGGGCTACATCTCGGTGTGGCATGTGCCGGAGGTGCCGCTGGACAACATTGCCATACTGCAGGCCAAGCAGATGCCGCCGCGCATACAGAAGCCGCATGTCTGCACCTCGCTGGTGGAGGCCTGGTCCATCATGGATCCACCGCCAGTGGGTATACTGGATCAGCTGTCGCGCATCACAGAGTCGCCCGTGAAGCTCACCTCGAGCATTTATCTGCCACAGCAGAGTCGCCTGGTCATTGGACGCGAGGATGGCAGCATTGTCATTGTGCCCGCCACACAAACCGTCATGATGCAGCTGCTCGTGGGCATCAAGCAGAACTTCAGCGACTGGCCCTCGCACCAGATACTCTACGGACACCGTGGACGCGTCAATTGCCTGCTCTGCCCCAGCATGGTGCACACACGCTACGAGAAGTCGCATCTGCTCTCGGGCGGCATCGACTTCGCCGTCTGCCTGTGGGATCTGTACAGCGGCAGCTTGCTCCATCGCTTCTGTGTGCATGCGGGCGAGATTACGCAGCTGCTGGTGCCGCCCGAGAGCTGCAGCCCGCGCATACTCAAGTGCATCTGTTCGGTGGCATCGGATCATTCGGTGACGCTCGTTAGTTTGCAGGAGCGCAAGTGCGTGACGCTGGCCAGTCGACATCTGTTTCCGGTGGTGACAATCAAGTGGCGGCCACTGGATGATTTCCTTATTGTCGGCTGCTCCGATGGCAGCGTCTATGTCTGGCAAATGGAGACGGGTCATCTGGATCGCGTGCTGCACGGCATGCTCGCCGAGGAGGTGCTCTCCGCCTGCGATGAGCAGTCGTTGGAGGATGGTGGTCAtgctggcggtggcggcagcgctgctgctgccgctggtgcAGCCAGCGAAATGGGCATGGCCAATCCGGCGGTGCACTTCTTCCGTGGCCTCAAGTCGCGCAACATGAATGCCAtgcggcatgccacacagcgtGGCATACaccagctgcaacagctgcagggCCACAATCAGGGCAACTTTGATTTCCTCATGAAGCATCGCAGCAATCCCTTGGTCATCCAAGGACTGCGCACCAATCCCAAAGACGCCGAGAGCCACATTCTGTTCTTCGACATCGAAGGCCTGATCTTCGAGCTGCACAGCGAGGAGTATGCCCAGATGACGCCGGCCACGCTGGAGGCGCTGggtgtgcagctgcagcatgccAAGGATGGCAAGTCCATGCACATTGATGCGAGCAAGAAGATTGGCGACTTCTTCAAGCAGGTGAAGAACAAGGCGGGCGATGTGGAGAAGATACTCAAGGACAAGGACAAGCACGGGCTGGTCCAGAAGTTCAAGGAGAAGACCGATCTCGTCGAGAAGAAGGTCCAGGCCAAGGTGGAGAGTCTGCAGAAGGCGGTGGAGACCCAGGGCGAGGGTGAGCTGCCGCCGCAACAGGATCTGAAGAGCAAGATTGCCTCCAAGATGGAGGTGACGCATGTCATGGAAGtggctcagctgctgctctcgctgctgcACTCCTGGGGCCTCGATCCGCATCTGGACAAGGTATGCGAGTCGCAATTGGGTCTGCTGCGTCCCATTGTGCCCATCTCCTATGGCGTGCTCTCCAAGGCCGGCTAcatgtcgctgctgctgcccacctGGCAGAACAACTATGCCATACCGCCGGGCCTGCAACTGCTGCCCACCAGCTCGAAGAAGCGCGCCCTGCCCGAGGAGCTGCAGCGCCTGGAGCAGCTGACAGCGATATTCACCTCGCGCCTGCACTGGGAGCTGAGCACAACGCTGACATCGAATCACATCTTGGCACTGGTGGCCATGTCCAATACGCTGATGTCCATGAGCGCCGCCAGCTTTCTGCCGGACAGCGAGAAGCACAAGAAGCTGCAGCGCCTGGCGCAGCGCACCGAGAGCACGCTGAGCAACGAGGAGGAGCGCGAGGAGCTGCTGGCCCATCACACCTCGCAGATCAAGCAGGGCTGGAGTCTGCTCTCCACCCACCATTGCTTCCTGCTGCCGGACAAGATCGAGGCGCTGGAGCCCAAGAAGTTCAAGCGTCCGCAGGTCGAGATGATGGTCAAGCGCTGGCAGCATCATTGCATCGAAATACGCGAGGCGGCGCAGCAGATACTGCTGGGCGAGCTGACGCGCATGGGCAAGAAGGGACGCAAGCAGCTGGTCGAGAGCTGGGCACAGTATCTGCCGCTCTACACGCACACGGAGCCAATTGTGGGCGCCCAGCAGCTGACTCAGGCACCGGCCGCGGGCGCAGGCGGCGCCAACAGTGCGgtgggcaatggcaatgctgccgctggtgtgggcgtgggcattGGTGGCGTCAGCGGCGTCAACAGCGGCGATGCACAGCAGGACGAGGACtatgaggaggaggaggaggagatTATACGCAAGCCGTCCAGCCTGTCGGAGCTGAAGCGCAAGCAGACCACCGCTGTCATTCTGCTGGGCGTCATTGGCGCCGAGTTTGGCCAGGACATTTCACAGGAGTCGCCCAATCATCGTGGCAGCAtcagcgccgctgccgccgccggcaACGAGCGCCGCAAGTCCTCCGTCGTGGAAGGCTTCGGCATAGCCAACAATCTGGCGCGGCTCACTTCCATGGCACTGGCGCATCTGCTCTATGCGCCGCCATCGCCCAAGCTGCCCCAGTACACGCCGCTGCGTCGCGCCGCCATCGATCTGCTGGGACGCGGCTTCACCGTCTGGGAGCCGTATCTGGATGTGTCCAAGGTGCTGCTGGGCCTGCTCGAGATCAGCTGCGAGGGCAAGTCGGTGCCCAATCTGAACTACAAGCTGCCGCTGACGCCACAGGCGGACGCCTGCCGCACTGCACGCCACGCACTGCGTCTGATCGCCACGGCACGTCCGGCCGCCTTCATTACCACCATGGCCCGGGAGGTGGCGCGCTACAATACGATGCAACAGAATGCGCAGTCCATCAATGCGCCCTTGACGCAGTCCGTGCTCTACAAGGCCAAGAGCGAGATCTTGCAGTGCGTCGAGATGCTGATTGACAAAATGCAATCGGAGATCGCCGGACTGCTGGTGGAGGTGATGGACATTGCGCTGCACTGCGTCGACAGCAATGAGCTGAAGTCACGCGGCCTCGCCGAGCTCTGTCCGGCCATCTGTAAATTCAATCAGATTTCGCACTGCGCCCAGACGCGTCGCATTGCGGTGGGCGCCAACAGCGGCAATCTGGCCATCTATGAGCTGCGCCAGAACAAGTGCCAGATGATACCGGCGCATACGCATCCGATTACCTCGCTGGCCTTCTCGCCCGACGGCAAGTACCTAGTCTCCTATTCCTGTGCCGAGAATCGTCTCTCGTTTTGGCAAACCAGCACGGGCATGTTCGGCCTGGGCCAGTCGCAGACGCGCTGCACCAAGGGCTACTCCACGGCGCCCATACCGGACGTCTCGCGCCTGAATCCGATGCGGCTGGCCAAGCTTGTCTGGATCAACAATCGCACGGTCACACTCATGCTGGCCGATGGCTCCGAGACGCGTTTCAATGTCTAA